A region from the Drosophila bipectinata strain 14024-0381.07 chromosome 3R, DbipHiC1v2, whole genome shotgun sequence genome encodes:
- the LOC108130372 gene encoding uncharacterized protein — translation MTDEIVNPNKHLIIPDWINEKYFAGVLAKDEPNHVKVLKFTPVAAIPPGENFTSTMLRIHIKLEMKNGGVKDKTYIFKTMLPEERGGKDIAEFGLFPKEAKMYDTYLPAFEELYKKAGWNIQLAPKCLHTEERNGDLHFIFEDLREAGFGNLDRTKGLDMKHMTASLQKLAEYHAASAVYEEQNGRYPEEFYEGFVTRSVKKFHIEGFNIKEKAYKKAMLTWGMPEAKKYIEKFPNAEQYWAQGLATLNYEPNEFYVLNHGDFWSSNLMTNYLPDGTLNKLILLDFQICKWGSPSEDLLFFLILSAKNDLRLTEFDNFVRIYWERLVECLKVLKYKKPIPALRDIQRSMYHKNSSFYAFFSILNHLPIILFPTDKDSNIHNLSANTPEGESYRERMLSNPAFGAVMKDLYPFLYNRGILNFEDYDE, via the exons ATGACTGACGAAATAGTGAACCCCAACAAGCATCTTATAATCCCAGACTGGATCAATGAAAAATACTTTGCAGGCGTCCTGGCCAAGGACGAACCCAATCATGTCAAGGTTCTGAAATTCACGCCAGTGGCTGCCATTCCTCCGGGCGAAAATTTCACCTCGACCATGTTGAGGATCCATATTAAGTTGGAAATGAAGA ATGGCGGTGTCAAGGAcaaaacatacatttttaaaacgatGCTGCCCGAAGAGCGGGGTGGCAAGGACATCGCCGAGTTCGGCCTGTTTCCCAAAGAGGCCAAGATGTACGACACATATCTTCCGGCCTTCGAAGAACTTTACAAGAAGGCTGGCTGGAACATTCAGCTGGCGCCAAAATGCCTGCACACTGAGGAGCGAAATGGAGACCTTCACTTCATCTTTGAGGACCTGCGCGAAGCGGGTTTCGGGAACCTGGATCGCACCAAGGGGCTAGATATGAAGCACATGACGGCGTCATTGCAAAAACTGGCGGAATATCATGCAGCCAGTGCCGTTTACGAGGAACAAAATGGACGATATCCTGAGGAGTTTTACGAGGGCTTCGTCACTCGGTCGGTCAAAAAGTTCCACATAGAAGGCTTCAACATCAAGGAAAAGGCCTACAAGAAAGCCATGCTCACCTGGGGTATGCCAGAAGCCAAGAAATATATCGAGAAGTTT CCAAATGCAGAGCAGTATTGGGCTCAGGGCCTGGCTACTTTGAACTACGAACCAAATGAGTTTTACGTCCTCAACCATGGAGACTTCTGGTCCAGCAATCTGATGACGAACTATCTGCCCGACGGGACCCTGAACAAACTCATTCTGCTGGACTTCCAGATATGCAAGTGGGGCAGTCCTTCCGAGGACTTGCTCTTCTTTTTAATTCTCTCAGCCAAAAACGACTTGCGGCTAACGGAGTTTGACAACTTTGTGAGGATCTACTGGGAGCGCCTCGTTGAGTGCCTAAAAGTCCTGAAGTACAAGAAACCGATACCTGCACTCCGCGACATCCAGAGGTCTATGTACCACAAGAACTCCTCGTTTTACG CTTTCTTCAGCATATTAAATCACCTGCCGATTATCCTGTTTCCCACCGACAAGGACAGTAATATACACAACCTATCGGCGAACACGCCGGAGGGTGAGAGCTATAGAGAGCGAATGCTATCGAATCCTGCCTTCGGCGCTGTTATGAAGGATCTGTATCCTTTCCTATACAACAGGGGCATCTTGAACTTTGAAGATTACGACGAATGA